One segment of Asaia bogorensis NBRC 16594 DNA contains the following:
- a CDS encoding diacylglycerol/lipid kinase family protein — translation MRLALIHNPRSRKNRRDGRKFARQAHQLLGEGFLVPASHDEMTEMVEDLARRNVRLIAINGGDGTVSDVMTAVMRAYPEGALPDLAIFPSGNTNLIARDVGFTHRGIAALRQLWNHGEVLPRTNRRPLKISWPENEHGARLGMFQGSSGYARAIAIAHSPHVLRYAPHNLAVAVTLVGAFGSLLWRRQRETWLTGDRFTLEGDGETLADGQSFLFLSTALQKLDLGIWPFWNSGKARSEGLHYLHVADHPRRLLQATWSLLRGRAPSWLRQSGDYMSGRASRMVLTCAGDFVLDGERFAPGAGHRILLSEGPQFGFVHD, via the coding sequence GTGCGCCTAGCCCTGATCCATAATCCACGCAGTCGCAAGAACAGGCGCGATGGCAGGAAATTTGCCAGACAGGCGCATCAGCTTCTGGGGGAGGGGTTTCTTGTCCCGGCTTCCCATGACGAGATGACCGAGATGGTCGAGGATCTCGCGCGACGCAATGTCCGGCTGATTGCGATCAATGGCGGTGATGGAACAGTCAGCGACGTCATGACGGCCGTCATGCGCGCCTATCCGGAAGGCGCGTTGCCTGATCTCGCCATCTTTCCGTCCGGCAACACCAATCTGATTGCCCGTGACGTCGGGTTCACGCATCGCGGGATCGCCGCCCTGCGCCAGCTCTGGAACCATGGCGAAGTGCTTCCACGCACCAATCGACGCCCGCTCAAGATTTCATGGCCGGAAAACGAGCATGGGGCGCGCCTTGGCATGTTTCAGGGCAGTTCCGGCTATGCGCGTGCCATTGCAATAGCCCATTCCCCGCATGTGCTGCGTTACGCGCCGCATAATCTCGCTGTGGCCGTTACGCTGGTGGGCGCGTTCGGCAGCCTGCTTTGGCGCCGGCAGCGTGAGACCTGGCTGACGGGAGATCGCTTCACGCTCGAGGGCGATGGCGAAACCCTCGCTGACGGTCAGAGCTTCCTGTTTCTCTCGACGGCGCTGCAAAAGCTGGATCTGGGCATCTGGCCATTCTGGAATAGCGGCAAGGCGAGGTCCGAAGGGCTGCACTATCTGCATGTGGCCGATCATCCCCGCCGCCTGCTTCAGGCGACCTGGTCGCTGCTGCGGGGGCGCGCTCCTTCGTGGCTGCGCCAGAGCGGAGACTACATGAGCGGACGCGCCAGCCGAATGGTCCTGACCTGCGCGGGGGATTTCGTGCTTGATGGTGAGCGCTTTGCGCCCGGAGCAGGACATCGTATCCTTCTTTCCGAAGGGCCCCAGTTTGGCTTTGTGCATGACTGA
- the spt gene encoding serine palmitoyltransferase has translation MTDIFAKYAGLKTAAAGLTAKSPRNPFGVVIDHPVSATVGLIEGRETLLFGTNNYLGLSQSRAAAEAAIETVRREGVGTTGSRIANGTYALHRRLEARLAEVFRRRHCMIFSTGYQANLGAISALAGKDDILLLDADSHASIYDASRLGYAQVIRFRHNDPADLDKRLSRLKDHQGAKLVVVEGIYSMTGNVAPMHEFAEVKKKHGAYLLADEAHSFGVLGENGRGVAERDGCEDDVDFVVGTFSKSLGTVGGYCVSNLDGLELIRLCSRPYMFTASLPPEIIASTLAALDEMQARPELRKQLYANAEQLNHGLHKLGLKTSPHVSPVVAVTLETVEQALAFWNRLLELGVYVNLSLPPATPDEHPLLRCSVMAVHTAQEIDKALSAFAQAKAEIMG, from the coding sequence GTGACCGATATTTTTGCCAAATATGCAGGCCTCAAAACCGCCGCCGCTGGTCTGACCGCCAAGTCGCCGCGCAACCCGTTCGGCGTCGTCATCGATCACCCTGTCTCGGCGACGGTAGGCCTGATCGAAGGGCGCGAGACACTGCTGTTTGGAACAAACAACTATCTCGGCCTGAGTCAGTCCCGTGCCGCGGCAGAAGCCGCAATTGAGACGGTCAGGCGCGAGGGCGTTGGCACAACAGGTTCACGCATTGCCAACGGCACCTATGCCCTGCACCGCAGGCTGGAAGCCCGTCTGGCTGAAGTGTTCCGCCGCCGTCACTGCATGATTTTCTCGACCGGCTATCAGGCCAATCTCGGCGCGATCTCGGCTCTCGCGGGCAAGGACGACATCCTGCTTCTCGATGCAGATAGTCATGCAAGCATCTATGACGCGAGCCGCCTCGGTTACGCCCAGGTCATACGCTTCCGCCACAACGACCCGGCTGATCTCGACAAGCGCCTGTCGCGCCTGAAAGACCACCAGGGCGCAAAACTCGTCGTTGTCGAGGGCATCTACTCCATGACCGGCAACGTCGCGCCCATGCACGAATTTGCCGAGGTCAAGAAGAAGCACGGCGCCTATCTCTTGGCGGACGAGGCTCATTCCTTCGGTGTGCTTGGTGAGAACGGTCGCGGCGTGGCTGAGCGGGACGGCTGCGAAGACGATGTGGATTTCGTGGTTGGCACGTTCTCCAAGTCGCTTGGTACCGTGGGCGGTTACTGTGTCTCGAATCTCGACGGGCTGGAGCTTATCCGTCTCTGCTCACGTCCCTACATGTTCACGGCGTCGCTTCCGCCAGAAATCATCGCCTCCACGCTCGCCGCGCTGGATGAGATGCAGGCCCGCCCCGAACTGCGCAAGCAGCTCTATGCCAATGCCGAGCAGCTCAATCATGGCCTGCACAAGCTGGGTTTAAAGACCAGCCCGCATGTCAGCCCGGTCGTTGCCGTGACGCTGGAGACAGTGGAGCAGGCCCTGGCATTCTGGAACCGCCTGCTCGAACTGGGCGTCTATGTGAATCTCTCACTGCCGCCCGCGACACCGGACGAGCATCCGCTGCTGCGTTGTTCTGTCATGGCTGTCCACACGGCTCAGGAGATCGATAAGGCGCTTTCCGCCTTCGCTCAGGCCAAGGCAGAAATTATGGGCTGA
- a CDS encoding acyl carrier protein: MTDTVASITAMIIDKLLANPKVPRDINGDSKIVEDLAFDSLAVMNFVMEIEDELDVSVPLDKLADIRTIHDLAVCLSSLKSGG, encoded by the coding sequence ATGACCGATACGGTCGCCTCCATCACTGCGATGATCATCGACAAGCTCCTTGCCAATCCGAAGGTGCCACGCGACATCAACGGTGACAGCAAGATTGTCGAAGATCTCGCTTTCGACTCACTGGCCGTCATGAATTTTGTCATGGAAATCGAGGATGAACTCGATGTTTCCGTGCCGCTCGACAAGCTCGCCGATATCCGCACGATCCACGATCTTGCCGTGTGCCTCTCAAGCCTGAAATCGGGTGGTTGA
- a CDS encoding fatty acyl-AMP ligase, with protein MTPNETPVPTASNQKRRHGDFPTFSAALDYAAQGTAGFNIYNGRGQLIEALPYRVLRDQAIDTAHRLIGTGLKTGDRVAIVAESDGDFARIFFGCQYAGLVPAPLPLPIAFGGREAYIGTLRGMVSASGARAVVVPELIGSWTQDIIEGLDLAFGGSPAELLQRPASSEPLPVIDTNDLSYLQFSSGSTRFPIGVAVTQSAGMANARAIARDGLQVTETGDRCVSWLPLYHDMGLVGFFLTPMTCQLTVDLLPTREFARRPHVWLDLISRNRGTIAYSPSFGYELCARRPVSGDLDLSCWRIAGIGGDMIRHHILETFSERFAAYGFDGRAFVASYGMAEATLAISFAPLNTGIATDTIDLRTLETEGVARASNDPSHALRTFVLCGVALPEHDVQVRDAKGDLLEERHVGMVYVRGPSLMRGYFGRDTETAEVLDEKGWLNTGDLGYMLNGQVVITGRAKDLIIINGRNIWPQDLEWSAEHEITSLRSRDVAVFAVEEEAGERVVALVQCRATNDDDRARLREETMGLFRRQHGVDVDVILVPPHTLPQTSSGKLTRARAKAMLLAGQFETMTSSTAA; from the coding sequence ATGACGCCCAACGAAACGCCCGTTCCTACTGCATCGAACCAGAAGCGCCGCCACGGCGATTTTCCGACGTTCAGCGCTGCCCTGGATTATGCGGCGCAGGGAACGGCGGGGTTCAACATCTATAATGGTCGCGGCCAGCTCATCGAGGCCCTGCCCTACCGCGTCCTGCGTGATCAGGCGATTGACACCGCCCATCGCCTGATCGGCACCGGGCTCAAAACCGGCGACCGCGTTGCCATCGTTGCGGAGAGTGACGGTGATTTCGCCCGCATCTTCTTCGGTTGTCAGTACGCAGGCCTTGTGCCGGCGCCCCTCCCCCTTCCCATCGCTTTTGGTGGTCGCGAGGCCTATATTGGCACGCTGCGCGGCATGGTGAGCGCCTCTGGCGCACGCGCCGTTGTAGTGCCGGAACTGATCGGTTCCTGGACGCAGGATATCATCGAAGGGCTCGATCTGGCCTTCGGTGGGTCTCCCGCCGAGTTGCTGCAGCGACCCGCTTCGAGCGAACCGCTCCCGGTCATTGATACAAATGACCTGTCCTATCTCCAGTTTTCTTCGGGCAGCACGCGCTTTCCTATAGGTGTTGCTGTGACGCAGTCAGCCGGGATGGCCAATGCCCGGGCAATCGCTCGTGACGGCTTGCAGGTTACCGAAACGGGCGATCGCTGCGTGTCCTGGTTGCCGCTCTATCATGACATGGGGCTCGTCGGGTTCTTTCTCACCCCCATGACATGTCAGCTCACTGTCGATCTGCTGCCCACGCGTGAGTTTGCCCGTCGCCCGCATGTCTGGCTCGATCTGATCAGCCGCAATCGCGGGACGATCGCCTACAGCCCATCCTTTGGCTATGAACTTTGCGCGCGTCGTCCGGTCTCCGGCGATCTCGATCTCTCCTGCTGGCGTATCGCCGGCATCGGGGGTGATATGATCCGCCATCATATCCTCGAGACTTTTTCCGAACGCTTTGCGGCATATGGTTTTGACGGTCGCGCCTTTGTTGCCAGCTACGGTATGGCTGAAGCTACCCTCGCCATCAGTTTCGCACCCCTCAACACAGGCATCGCGACCGACACGATTGATTTGCGCACGCTGGAGACCGAAGGCGTGGCGCGGGCATCCAACGATCCCTCTCATGCTCTTCGCACTTTTGTGCTTTGTGGCGTCGCCCTGCCAGAACACGATGTTCAGGTGCGCGATGCCAAGGGCGACCTGCTGGAGGAACGCCACGTTGGCATGGTCTATGTCCGTGGCCCCAGCCTGATGCGCGGCTATTTTGGCCGCGATACCGAGACGGCCGAAGTGCTTGATGAGAAGGGATGGCTCAACACGGGCGACCTTGGCTACATGCTCAACGGGCAGGTGGTCATTACAGGTCGCGCCAAGGACCTGATCATCATCAATGGTCGCAACATCTGGCCGCAGGACCTTGAGTGGTCTGCTGAGCACGAAATCACCTCCCTGCGGTCACGCGATGTCGCCGTGTTTGCCGTTGAAGAAGAAGCTGGCGAACGCGTAGTGGCCCTCGTGCAGTGCCGTGCGACCAATGACGACGACCGTGCCCGCCTGCGCGAGGAGACGATGGGCCTTTTCCGTCGCCAGCACGGCGTTGATGTAGACGTCATTCTCGTGCCGCCACATACCCTGCCCCAGACATCGTCTGGCAAGCTGACGCGAGCCCGGGCAAAGGCCATGCTTCTCGCTGGTCAGTTCGAGACCATGACCAGCAGCACCGCAGCCTGA